tttgttttttttttttttaaagattttatttatttattcgacagagatagagatagccagcgagagagggaacacaagcagggggagtgggagaggaagaagcaggctcatatcagaggagcctgatgtggggctcgatcccataacgccaggatcacgccctgagccgaaggcagacgcttaaccgctatgccacccaggcgcccccagagtttgttttttttttccctgatttaGAAGCTAAGTGATACCTTATGGTTCTGCAATCATTTATTGCCTATAGACTAGCTGTAGGAAGTGTAGGATATAGGCATATGACTCTGTGATGAGTCTGGaacttatttttgcttaaaattttcatCGTTTGGGTTGTTGGGGGGGTTCTTTATAATAACAGGGGCCTTGTAGAGATTGACTTGGTAGACTTCTGTAGTGTGGCTTTTCTACTTGCCGAGATTGTTTAGATCATTgaagaatgaaatatatttatgatgACTGACTGACCGATTTAAACTTTGTCAGGTGGCCAGGAATAGATCAGGTACTTGAATTCTGATTTGTGGACTGTATTGCTAAATTGTCATTTTGTTTCATCTTACAGTTTTTTACAATAGAAGAATcttatttgagttttctttacCATTAATAATCCTGTTTTAAATCTTAAGAGATCTaggtaggttttttgtttgtttcttttaaagagtttatttttaaggactctccacccagtgtggggcttgaactcaaaaccctgagatgaAAGGTCACAtattccaccaactgagccagccaggcacccctgaagatgTCTAGTTTTAAATAAAGTGCAAATCTCTCTAAAAGACAATGATTTTAAATAGTAGTGTTCCGTTCATATTATAATTGCTACTTTCACATATTAAAATTGCCCCTAAtctagtcagtggtattgtaatagcattacATGATGACAGACGGGAGCTGCACTTACGGTGAGCGTAGTGCAATGCCTGGAATTGTCAAATAACTaggtcgtacacctgaaactaatgtaacattgtgtgtcaactatacttcgattaagaaaaataataataaaataaaattgccctaaataaaatatactaaactTAGAAACTAAATTAACATTTCAGGTCATAGTTGAACTTTTAATGTTGATTTCTTAAGTTTGACAATCTGGAATTTATAACCTAAAACAGtgaattttctcctgtttttctttctaaagctCTTTCACCATGCCTGGGTCACTTCCTTTGAATGCAGAAGCCTGCTGGCCAAAAGATGTGGGAATTGTTGCCCTTGAGATCTATTTTCCTTCTCAGTATGTTGATCAAGCCGAGTTGGAAAAATACGATGGTGTAGATGCTGGAAAGTATACTATTGGCTTGGGCCAGGCCAAGATGGGCTTCTGCACAGATAGAGAAGACATCAACTCTCTTTGCCTGACTGTGGTTCAGAATCTTATGGAGAGACATAGCCTTTCGTATGATTGCATCGGGCGTTTAGAAGTTGGAACAGAGACAATCATTGACAAATCAAAGTCTGTGAAGACTAATTTGATGCAGCTCTTTGAGGAGTCTGGGAACACAGATATAGAAGGAATAGATACGACTAATGCGTGCTATGGAGGCACAGCTGCTGTCTTCAACGCTGTTAACTGGATTGAGTCCAGCTCTTGGGATGGTATGTCGCGTATTATTCCAAAGAAACTCTCCTTAAGGATGCATAGGCCCACATGACCTTTTAATGAATGCCACATGTAAACTACCAGTTATGCTTGTTTGAATATGGTCAGAAATGTAGCTCTTTCAACTTATCTAAGTTATAAACTGGTTATCTTTATCATGTAggacaaattataaaaatttagaattttttttgctttgccaAAGATGGGAAAGCATATTCTAGGAAAATAGAAGACTTCATGGTATATGTGTGGTACTTAAAGTGGCAATCACCTTCATGTGTATTAACAATCTTTTTCAGGACGGTATGCCCTGGTAGTTGCGGGAGATATTGCTGTATATGCCACAGGAAACGCCAGACCTACAGGTGGAGTGGGAGCTGTTGCTCTGCTAATTGGGCCAAATGCTCCTTTAATTTTTGACCGAGGTGAGTgggagagcattttttttttattagcaatGTATGCCGAGAAAGTTGAAAATACAAATGGAAGCTGGTCTTACTGAGTATTCATTAAATGCAGGTACTACCTGCTCAGTGTTTTATATGAGTGAGCATATTTGGTCTTTATAGCAATTCTATGAGATAAGTAAtgtcattctcattttacagagcagTAAAATGGGCTTAAGTAATAAACagtaacttgcccacagtcactcGTTAGTGaaagttcattttgttttcagttcagTAGAGCAATTGTGATCTCCCAGTTACAGATAAGAAACTTGTATAAAATGTTGTATATCAAAGGAGTCTTAGGCCTGTCCATGGATACTGTTACGTTTCATTTCAATTACATGTGGGTTTTACCTTGTGATTTCCATGCTGCAAGTGGCAAGAATTGACTAGATAATTTAGGAAAGTCCCCAGATAATGCAGTCTGCTGACTAACATACAATCATCaaggagcagaaataaatgtcatCTTCCTTTTTCGTTCTGATAGGACTTCGTGGGACACATATGCAACACGCCTATGACTTTTACAAGCCTGATATGCTTTCGGAATATCCTGTAGTTGATGGGAAACTCTCCATACAGTGCTACCTCAGTGCACTAGACCGCTGCTATTCCGTCTACCGTAAAAAGATCCGTGCCCAGTGGCAGAAGGGTGGGTTTCACGTGTGTGCCTTGGTTTGGGCATCTGTTGAGGGCACTGTGGTGTGCCGAGTGTCTTTAGTAAGATCCTGCTTTGTGGGCATCCTTCGTTAGTGTCCTCGAACTATTTCTTCCTCATCCACCAGATTGCATTTCCCCACAGATTTGGGGAATGTGTAATTTAGGAATAACAGGGAAGCTTTGGAAATGAGGTATATCTATGCAGAAACACTTATTTGGACTTAccccagtaaaaaaaaatcaaaactagggtaaaaaaaagtaacttgaattttgttcatcttttgagagagagaggtactTTTACAAGGCTTTAGCTTGCAGCTGTGATCCAGAGCAAACTCTAATGAAAATCCGTTACTGAAGtgacccccttcctcccacaggCTGTTTGCATTTGACCTGTGAATTCAAACTTGCTTTTCCAGTGTCCTCATTAATCTCTGTCTTTAACCCTGAAAAAGTTCTTGAGATACTCAAAAGGACAGCATTTGAATTAGTGCCATTAAAACACACAGTATCACATAAATTAGGCTTTTTCCGTAGACCAACTTTGCTTTATAGAGGTTGTTAAGAGGGGGTTAAAATAAGTATTGAGTAATGTAATAAGATTCGTAGTGGTCCTGGAGAAGAAGCATTCTTGCAGTGTGTAAAACGTCATACTGTTTGCCAGTATTGAACGGGACAGTGATTTTCTAACGTTATTAGGCCCCAGAGTGAGTAGTACACTCTACCTTGTCTGTGTGCTAAACTCATCcagaaataagaaattacatGCCATGCCACAAGTTATGCAGTTTGCTATTTTCTAccctattctgtttcattaaaaaaataccctaaggttaaaaaaaaaaaaacaaaactggtccCAACCCACTAAATTAATTACAGACTCTTTAAGACTCTCTGAAGTTTGAAAACAGTAATGTAGTGGGGGATGTTCTGTCTCTGGATGTCTTTCTGATACACATTTTAAGCCCTAGAGATATTTCATTACACAGTgtatttttggttgttgtttaaaaatagaagaacatCGTAGCCTTGTTCTAAAATCAAACTTCAAAAGTTagtgttttaaatgaatttcataatttctttggatttctctttcagagggaaatgataaagattttaCCTTGAATGATTTTGGTTTCATGATCTTCCACTCACCCTACTGTAAGCTGGTTCAGAAATCTCTAGCTCGGATGTTGCTGAATGACTTCCTTAATGACCAGAACAGAGATAAAAATAGTATCTATAGTGGCCTGGAAGCCTTTGGGTAAGAGAAgtttgttaggatttttttttcttctgtgtgtattttatcTGTTAAACCATTCTTTTCATAGatatgaaaattttcttctttttcttttttttaaagatttttatttattcatttgagacagataGAGGGAATGAgcaagggcagagacagaggaagaggcaggctccccgctgagccaggagcccaatgtggggctcaatcccaggaccctgggatcacaacctgaaccagaGGCAGAAGCttgaccatctgagccacccaggcgcccctagacatgAAGATTTCCTCCTTTTAGATCTGTTCCCATTGTCACCACGATAGTAGAACCCATGAATGCCTGTATTTATTACGACAGCCTCTGAaatcttctccctgcctctccagcccctgTGCCCCATCCCGTCCTGCAGCTGCTGTACTAGAGTGGGCTTTcctgtccctcccacctctccccacttctccGGCACCCTGCGTGCCAGCCTGTTAAACTCATTCTGTCCCTTCTATATCTAGTAAAATTCTACCCTACTTTTTAAGGCTTGGCTCCTGCAATACCCTGACTTTTGTAACTAAATGGACTTTATGATGGACTTGAAATAGTAGTGTATTCTGTTTGGTGACGACAGAGCTTTCGTGAGTTTATTGACCCATGAGAATTCTGTTGTCTTAACTTGATGATAAAAAGCTTTGACAAAAAGGACCATATTTGTGCAACTGTTAACATCTTCATGGCAATTAGCATGTGGCTCCTTGGCTTTTAATAGGAAGATGGAATCGTACACACAGAATATTAGTTACATCGACTAGTATAACAAAAATGTAGTCTTTGAACATTGTAAGATGGCcttttttctaaatctttcagGGATGTTAAATTAGAAGATACCTACTTTGATAGagatgtggaaaaagcatttaTGAAGGCTAGTTCTGAGCTCTTTAATCAGAAAACAAAGGCATCTTTGCTTGTGTCGAATCAGAATGGAAATATGTACACATCGTCCGTGTATGGCTCCCTCGCTTCTGTTCTAGCACAGTAAGTACATAGTTCCACTGCCTAACTTCTCTCACTTGGGGATGTTAGATTTTGAACACCAAAGCTGGTGGCAGGCATGTTGAGGGCAGGTCCCACGATGACATTTTATTTCCAGGTTCAATAGCCTCCCGTCCATTGACTTACAGGATGAGTGAGACGAGGCTACTGTACTCCTGAGCACTTCGGTTCCTACTGGCTTTCCTGGCTGCTCTTCTCATGGTCGTCTCACTCTTGACCTGCAGTTGAGCTGTACATCCCTAGTTGACTAACTTATTTTATGGCATAGTAACTTTCATAAGCCCCATCATTCCCAAAGAGACAGAAACTGTTGTTTTCAGTCTGTTTATTGTAAAGCTTTGGGTCAGCTTCCTAAGGCTATAGGATGACTTTTTACTCCCAACTTCTATCTTCCCACACATTGTAGTTTTGGATCACTGAGacttgttattgttttttatttttatttgtttatttgtaaagattttatttatctgagagagagagcgagagagcacaagctgggggaggggcagactccccactgagcagggagtccccctcgaggctgaatcccaggaccctgcgatcatgacctgagccaaaggcagacgcttatccgactgagccacccaggcgcccctcggtgaGACTTTTTAATAGTTTTCCTCCCCCTACACAGGTACTCGCCTCAGCAGCTGGCAGGAAAGAGGATTGGGGTGTTCTCTTACGGTTCTGGTTTGGCCGCCACCCTGTACTCCCTTAAAGTTACGCAAGATGCCACACCAGGTACGTGCCGACTCTTCCAGCAGGAGTGTGCTGGGAACCGTCCATGCTAAGTGCTGAGGTTGATTCAGCGGGCCTCTCAAGGGAGCTCTTGAATCTGTCCCATAGAGCGCACATTTGTGTCTTCATCACTTCTTTCAACACAGCCAGATTTTTACTCTCCACTCTAAGAATCTGCCTTAACTGAGTAAGTGGCAGGGTTGTGTCGGAGCCAGgattgctctttccttttttccaagtcagaaaaaatagaatgagcttaaaaaaagctttttttggCATTTTGGCATTGTGTTTGACTTTTCCTTCTTCAGCAAGgaactttaatttttatcttttctctcgtTCGTAAAGCATTTATAACCGGGGAGAGGatgcaggcagggaaggggatgTGTCTGTCTAATGCAGACAGCCGTTGAGTCTGATCCTATGCGTAATACCAAATCAGTCCTTGTTGGGTCAGTTTTATACTAGATACCTAACTTTTATAGATTTATGGTCTTGGCTTATATGCCTGAGCAGGAAGgagcaaaaacatggaaaaaaactgATGGAAGACTTGGCATTACTTGAAAACTGTGTCGTGGATTGACCATGGACAAGTTATTTATAGTTTCAAATCCTATCTGTTTCCTATTTTGTCTACTGGCTGATACCAAACGAATGTCTAGTCAGAGGTCATAGGAAGCTGTACCAAACAgataccattttttctttcaaccaaATAGTATCTGGTAGTTCTGTAAGACATGAAGAGTTGTTCTTCCATTTAGCAGCATCTTGTTCAGGTTTTGGGGCAtgctacttttgtctttttgtctttttttttttagagcgaGAGTGTTCAGAGGtgtgggggcacagagggagagagaatcccaagcaggctccatgcccagtgcagagcccgatgcagggctcaatctcacgaccctgagatcatgagctgagcccaagtcaagagtcagacacttacctgactgagccacccaggtgcccctacttttgtcttttaatattgGGATTTACTGTTTTAGGGTCTGCTCTTGATAAAATAACGGCAAGTTTGTGTGATCTTAAATCAAGACTTGACTCAAGAACTTGTGTGGCGCCAGATGTCTTTGCTGATAacatgaagctcagagaggacaCTCATCACTTgggtaaaaatattaaattgtgtTTAAACATATGGGTGTACCC
The Ailuropoda melanoleuca isolate Jingjing chromosome 3, ASM200744v2, whole genome shotgun sequence DNA segment above includes these coding regions:
- the HMGCS1 gene encoding hydroxymethylglutaryl-CoA synthase, cytoplasmic; this encodes MPGSLPLNAEACWPKDVGIVALEIYFPSQYVDQAELEKYDGVDAGKYTIGLGQAKMGFCTDREDINSLCLTVVQNLMERHSLSYDCIGRLEVGTETIIDKSKSVKTNLMQLFEESGNTDIEGIDTTNACYGGTAAVFNAVNWIESSSWDGRYALVVAGDIAVYATGNARPTGGVGAVALLIGPNAPLIFDRGLRGTHMQHAYDFYKPDMLSEYPVVDGKLSIQCYLSALDRCYSVYRKKIRAQWQKEGNDKDFTLNDFGFMIFHSPYCKLVQKSLARMLLNDFLNDQNRDKNSIYSGLEAFGDVKLEDTYFDRDVEKAFMKASSELFNQKTKASLLVSNQNGNMYTSSVYGSLASVLAQYSPQQLAGKRIGVFSYGSGLAATLYSLKVTQDATPGSALDKITASLCDLKSRLDSRTCVAPDVFADNMKLREDTHHLVNYIPQSSVDSLFGGTWYLVRVDEKHRRTYARRPSPSDDALGEEVGLVHSSTATEHIPSPAKKVPRLPATAAEPEAAVISNGEH